One segment of Pseudomonas sp. FP2196 DNA contains the following:
- a CDS encoding YncE family protein, whose protein sequence is MNRIINITGVCLLTAAGALVTLGEIALAQAESGQTLARDGVTVDFKLQPLAADGKLREGEFADVQFRITDSASSQPLSGLAPGAWVDPETVAADKAQGRDQSCKSRVGMFLKSNIGARPLLDLNSYYLLVMNRDASIAVVDPSVSVGGITSTMARIELKQAPMDWVTPTDNKRVFVSMPTAGEVAVIDSEQFKVLDSIAAGSQPVRVALQPDERLLWVGNNASKTEESGVTVIDTQSLKTLKHLATGRGHHEISFSKDNRFAFVSNRDDGTVSVVDIASLKILKQVKTGSSPLSVAYSPLSGAVYVADGKDGTVTVIDGNSHAVRRVIPLQQGLGPMGFSADGRFGVVLNTVENRASIIDAANDSAIHDLDVSAEPYQVVFTKAYAYVRGLASPKVTMINLASLGEGRQPISQGFEAGPQPPRMAGDLPLASSLAVSRDDNAVFVVNPVDNTTYFYAEGMNAPMSGYPNRGQIARAAMVIDRSLREVSPGLYSSRVKLPAAGRFDVAFLLNQPNIIHCFAAQIEADGTVAKHLGQPKVEFLLDKTAVALNAPYVVRFRIVQGKQKIQRSGVKDVQLRYFLAPTSHPREVAAREVADGVYEAPVTLDRSGAWYLHVRAASLGAGFDDKTFASVRVAPGQIR, encoded by the coding sequence ATGAACAGGATCATCAACATCACGGGAGTTTGTCTGCTGACCGCCGCCGGGGCGTTAGTGACTCTTGGCGAAATTGCCCTGGCACAAGCCGAGTCCGGCCAGACCCTGGCCCGCGATGGCGTGACGGTGGACTTCAAACTCCAGCCGCTGGCCGCCGACGGCAAACTGCGCGAAGGCGAGTTCGCCGACGTGCAGTTTCGCATCACCGACAGCGCTTCGAGCCAGCCCTTGTCCGGTCTGGCGCCGGGGGCGTGGGTCGATCCGGAAACCGTCGCCGCCGATAAAGCCCAGGGCCGTGACCAGAGCTGCAAATCCCGGGTCGGGATGTTCCTCAAATCCAACATCGGCGCGCGGCCACTGCTCGATCTCAACAGTTATTACCTGTTGGTGATGAACCGCGACGCGAGCATTGCCGTGGTCGATCCTTCGGTGTCGGTCGGCGGCATCACCAGCACCATGGCGCGGATCGAACTCAAGCAAGCGCCGATGGATTGGGTCACTCCCACTGACAACAAACGCGTATTCGTGTCGATGCCCACGGCCGGCGAAGTGGCGGTGATCGACAGCGAACAATTCAAAGTCCTCGACTCGATTGCCGCCGGCAGCCAACCGGTGCGCGTAGCACTGCAACCGGACGAACGTCTGCTCTGGGTCGGTAACAACGCGAGCAAAACCGAAGAGTCCGGGGTGACGGTGATCGACACTCAGAGCCTCAAAACCCTCAAACATCTGGCCACCGGCCGTGGCCATCACGAAATCAGTTTCAGCAAGGACAACCGTTTTGCCTTCGTCAGTAACCGTGACGACGGCACCGTGAGCGTGGTGGATATCGCCAGCCTGAAGATTCTCAAGCAAGTCAAAACCGGCTCCAGCCCCTTGTCGGTCGCGTACTCGCCATTGTCCGGCGCGGTTTACGTCGCCGATGGCAAGGACGGCACCGTGACCGTGATTGACGGCAACAGCCATGCCGTGCGCCGGGTTATCCCGCTCCAGCAAGGGCTCGGCCCGATGGGTTTCAGCGCTGACGGCCGCTTTGGCGTGGTGCTCAACACCGTGGAAAACCGCGCCTCGATCATCGATGCCGCCAACGATTCGGCGATCCACGACCTCGACGTGTCCGCTGAACCGTATCAAGTGGTGTTCACCAAGGCCTATGCCTACGTACGCGGACTGGCCTCGCCGAAGGTCACCATGATCAATCTGGCCTCGCTCGGTGAAGGCCGCCAGCCGATCAGCCAGGGTTTTGAAGCCGGCCCGCAACCGCCGCGCATGGCCGGGGATTTGCCGCTGGCCTCAAGCCTGGCGGTATCGCGCGACGACAACGCGGTGTTCGTGGTCAACCCGGTGGACAACACCACCTACTTCTACGCCGAAGGCATGAACGCGCCGATGTCCGGGTACCCCAACCGGGGTCAGATTGCGCGGGCGGCCATGGTCATCGATCGCAGCCTGCGCGAAGTGTCGCCGGGGCTATATAGCTCGCGGGTGAAACTGCCGGCGGCGGGACGTTTTGACGTGGCGTTCCTGCTCAATCAACCGAACATCATTCACTGCTTCGCGGCGCAGATCGAAGCCGATGGCACGGTGGCAAAACACCTCGGGCAGCCGAAGGTCGAGTTCCTGCTCGACAAGACTGCCGTGGCGCTCAATGCCCCCTACGTGGTGCGTTTTCGCATCGTTCAGGGCAAGCAGAAAATCCAGCGCAGCGGCGTCAAGGACGTGCAGTTGCGCTACTTCCTCGCACCGACCTCGCACCCCCGCGAAGTGGCGGCACGGGAAGTCGCCGATGGCGTGTACGAAGCGCCGGTGACGCTTGATCGCAGCGGCGCCTGGTACCTGCATGTGCGTGCGGCATCGCTGGGTGCCGGTTTCGATGACAAGACCTTTGCCAGTGTTCGGGTAGCCCCCGGCCAGATCCGTTGA
- a CDS encoding lytic transglycosylase domain-containing protein encodes MKFLASGLLGCVLLSGTAQADVFISVDAKGSYVLSNVHRPGRTYERVIQEAEKPLVSLDQQPQMIARQPYAELVSAAATAHQLPEALLHAVINAESHYNAGATSPKGAGGLMQLMPDTARELGVKDVYDPKANIQGGAKYLKRLMTLFDNDIALAVAAYNAGPEAVLSRGRVIPPFAETQRYVPNVLRQYRRLQGLAMDAPL; translated from the coding sequence ATGAAATTTCTTGCCAGCGGATTGCTCGGCTGTGTGCTGCTCAGCGGCACCGCGCAAGCCGATGTGTTCATCTCCGTGGACGCCAAGGGCAGCTACGTTCTGTCCAATGTTCACCGTCCCGGACGCACTTACGAACGGGTGATTCAGGAAGCCGAAAAACCGCTGGTCAGCCTTGATCAGCAGCCGCAAATGATCGCCAGGCAGCCCTATGCCGAACTGGTCTCGGCGGCGGCGACAGCCCATCAATTACCCGAAGCGTTGCTGCACGCGGTGATCAACGCCGAGTCGCATTACAACGCCGGCGCGACCTCGCCCAAAGGGGCAGGCGGGCTGATGCAGTTGATGCCTGACACCGCACGGGAATTGGGGGTGAAGGACGTCTATGACCCCAAGGCCAACATCCAGGGCGGAGCCAAATACCTCAAGCGTCTGATGACCCTGTTCGACAACGATATCGCGCTCGCGGTGGCGGCCTACAACGCCGGGCCAGAAGCCGTGCTCAGCCGTGGCCGGGTGATTCCGCCGTTCGCTGAAACCCAGCGTTATGTGCCCAACGTGCTGCGCCAATACCGGCGATTGCAGGGGCTGGCGATGGATGCGCCGTTGTAG
- the gspG gene encoding type II secretion system major pseudopilin GspG: MKLQIRPRGQRGFTLLELLVVLVVLGLLAGIVAPKYFAQLGRSEVKVAKAQIEGLSKALDLYRLEVGHYPSTEQGLQALVIAPSDEAKWTGPYLQKKLPQDPWGRNYAYRYPGENSEYDLLSMGKDGQPGGDGENAEVTNWQ, encoded by the coding sequence ATGAAGCTGCAAATTCGTCCGCGTGGCCAACGCGGTTTCACACTGCTCGAACTGCTTGTGGTGCTGGTGGTGCTCGGTCTGTTGGCCGGGATCGTCGCGCCAAAATATTTCGCCCAGTTGGGCCGCTCCGAGGTGAAAGTTGCCAAGGCGCAGATCGAAGGCCTGAGCAAGGCGCTGGACTTGTATCGACTGGAGGTCGGTCACTACCCGTCCACCGAACAGGGTCTACAGGCATTGGTGATCGCGCCGAGCGATGAGGCGAAATGGACCGGCCCGTACTTACAGAAAAAACTCCCGCAGGATCCGTGGGGGCGTAATTACGCCTACCGCTATCCCGGCGAAAACAGCGAGTACGACCTGCTGTCGATGGGCAAGGACGGCCAGCCCGGCGGTGACGGCGAAAACGCCGAAGTGACCAATTGGCAGTAA
- the mnxG gene encoding manganese-oxidizing multicopper oxidase MnxG — protein sequence MVGIHHAHRSFNWLLILASMLSIDLASAAVRCERNLVANVVAFDQPLMFNRLGAQNANGMMYALRRDVVDEHDVSLAYGGAAVPGKVSLRADKRPRPLVLRVAAGDCLTINLQNLLDYQANPNKHVEGPEGEENSNAMDAFKVDEQVADRHVGFQVNGLQAVNSIDDISSFSGRNPNTLVVPGASRSYTLFAEREGAFAVSSRGATFGGEGAAGNVANGLFGQVVVLPKGGRSYRNTLTEEEMRLATTGRAPTGQPIVDYQARYPQREPWLREGKAGTPIINMVDGSEIISSESDAIVMGSNADGSFPASTYPLESVGKRNPAIPNRLEPFRDFASQFQDETAATQAFPAYWADPVMAHVLEPTRDSFMINYGSGGMGAEVVANRLGVGPMHDCLSCAYEEFFLSSHTVGDVAMLVDVPANAGLENIAPGQTPRADQIGVKATMALYPSEPSNVNHSYIGDFVKFRNTHNGHEQHVFHLHGHQWLFNPNDDNSDYVDAQGIGPGAGYTYEIANGGSGNRNRVAGDAIYHCHFYPHFAQGMWAMWRVHDVFEEGTRLDVSQQGADGYHSEPFALRSGKPAVGARALPDGEIIAGTPIPAIVPLPGKAMAPMPGKVVVVPKIGETLVAGNDDDDEEEGADDGGNAGGQAIGSLALVDRSEANRNADGSLKNPGYPFWIGGMESSVGQRPPTPPLDMLDAATAQSLKTSGNALWANLDPAQSGGWDGGLQRHTLDGVSAGGEARTVTTSLDFSKEVTRAKPIYMPEEGTEVEQAAMAFHAKKDHPSYALLPGNQVVAKAFRTNGALPIAGAPYYEPCMDDRQKRLTSSAGSGEFASGERADGMSFVGASTFTADRPRIYKAANIQFDAVYNKVGYHFPQARILALWEDAWPVITKQRPPEPLVMRMNTFDCVQYQQTNLVPATYEMDDYQVRTPTDVIGQHIHLPKWDLTSADGSSNGWNYEDGVLSPGAVQERILAIREFNQCEGTDPRDGTQACPKAKAHPYFGQFGRADWIGARTAMQRWFVDPVVNIKGVDRGLGTIFTHDHLGPSTHQQIGLYATVLAEPAGSTWLHAETGEPLYSGARQDGGPTSWQAVINTGDLDGDGKNDSFREFFLEYSDFQHAYEAGVYVGAGPNGVPNAQAFPATADSFRYAINPPVRNNASNLLEGIVEVQGGQVPGCPSRPCPQAISVDDPGMFVVNYRNEPLALRVYDPNKVGPDGKRGMQADGLGGDLAYAMQSRTDRAIPAMNLAPNLLTSATGPTGGTTLFPPHINKGGAEPGDPFTPMLRTYTGDNVRLRVHAGGHEEEHNVTLHGVKWLQSGSGFGNSSNSGWRASQMIGISEQMGFIAPVSMLSSSAATTGDYLYSMDASIEGYWSGIWGVMRNYTAKRSDLFAIPNNPTPAGMRNTVAFEGSCPRYGANPNGIGTRPTVQRNYEVVAALANDILGNALGLTIGDPEGLGQHVGGPLNPAGGTLVLNSRTVSIPQVTVTDPEDGETITLGGQSGPLHDPTAILYVRKSDLDPVSGKLKPGIPVEPLVLRAAAGDCINITLENRLPSVMPDLTQTAVVQGMVKRDRNSGLGSTTFSNNLMRPSSHVGLHAQLLAYDITKSDGTNVGANPTQTVPPRVGSSGAYPTRTYQYYAGHLEREGKPVTQLGRSVDNINATAVEFGGLNFTPADVIKQPQKGLGGAMSILPIGATWVDDARKVNATVTAPGQTTYRDFAMVWHKALNTRWANGRPVEGIAAEGFGLPTDPQDNSSMAINYKTEPLWYRFGLAPDAPFGHADGAGYGDMTNAHMAYSNALVGGDPQTPVLYAKPGQPLRTHILMPSGGSRGSTFQLDGHVWSVNPFQAEKSDTGGYPLGSPGVGSVRFGYNPMSMYIGAHESILPAAHFSFMLPSAGGSNAIPGDYLFRDYGAYGNISGLWGLLRVTNEPEPAPQGQ from the coding sequence ATGGTTGGCATTCATCACGCTCATCGCTCATTCAATTGGTTGCTGATACTGGCCTCGATGCTCAGCATCGACCTGGCCAGCGCGGCCGTGCGCTGCGAGCGCAACCTGGTGGCCAATGTCGTGGCCTTCGATCAGCCGCTGATGTTCAACCGCCTCGGTGCGCAGAATGCCAACGGCATGATGTACGCCCTGCGACGCGATGTGGTCGATGAGCATGACGTGTCGCTGGCCTACGGCGGCGCGGCGGTGCCGGGCAAGGTGTCGTTGCGTGCGGACAAGCGTCCGCGGCCATTGGTGCTGCGGGTGGCGGCGGGGGATTGCCTGACGATCAATCTGCAGAACCTGCTCGACTATCAGGCCAACCCGAACAAGCATGTCGAAGGGCCTGAAGGCGAGGAAAATTCCAACGCCATGGACGCTTTCAAAGTCGACGAGCAAGTCGCTGACCGTCATGTCGGTTTTCAGGTCAACGGCCTGCAAGCGGTGAACAGCATCGACGACATTTCTTCGTTCTCCGGCCGTAACCCCAACACTCTGGTCGTCCCCGGCGCGAGCCGTTCCTATACGTTGTTCGCCGAGCGCGAAGGTGCGTTTGCCGTCAGCAGCCGCGGTGCGACGTTTGGTGGTGAAGGCGCGGCGGGTAACGTTGCCAACGGCCTGTTCGGCCAGGTTGTCGTGTTGCCCAAGGGCGGCCGCAGCTATCGCAACACCCTGACCGAAGAGGAGATGCGCCTGGCCACCACCGGCCGCGCACCGACCGGTCAGCCCATCGTCGACTACCAGGCACGTTACCCGCAGCGCGAACCGTGGCTGCGCGAAGGCAAGGCCGGCACGCCGATCATCAACATGGTCGACGGCAGTGAAATCATCTCCAGCGAAAGCGACGCGATTGTCATGGGCAGCAACGCCGACGGCAGCTTCCCGGCCAGCACTTATCCGCTGGAGTCAGTCGGCAAACGCAACCCGGCGATCCCGAACAGACTCGAACCATTCCGCGATTTCGCCTCGCAATTTCAGGACGAAACCGCCGCCACCCAAGCATTTCCGGCTTACTGGGCAGACCCGGTGATGGCCCATGTGCTGGAGCCGACCCGCGACTCATTCATGATCAACTACGGCTCCGGCGGCATGGGCGCCGAAGTGGTCGCCAACCGTTTGGGTGTAGGGCCGATGCATGACTGCCTGTCCTGCGCTTACGAAGAGTTTTTCCTCAGTTCGCACACCGTCGGCGACGTGGCGATGCTGGTGGATGTGCCGGCCAACGCCGGGCTGGAGAACATCGCTCCGGGCCAGACGCCTCGCGCCGATCAGATCGGTGTGAAAGCGACCATGGCCCTGTATCCATCGGAGCCTTCGAACGTTAACCACAGCTACATCGGTGACTTCGTCAAATTCCGTAACACCCACAACGGTCACGAACAGCACGTCTTCCACTTGCACGGCCATCAGTGGCTGTTCAACCCCAACGACGACAACTCCGATTACGTCGACGCCCAAGGCATTGGCCCCGGCGCCGGTTACACCTATGAAATCGCCAACGGCGGTTCGGGTAACCGCAACCGGGTGGCGGGGGATGCGATCTATCACTGCCACTTCTATCCGCACTTCGCCCAGGGCATGTGGGCCATGTGGCGGGTTCACGATGTGTTTGAAGAAGGCACCCGGCTCGATGTTTCGCAGCAAGGCGCGGACGGGTATCACAGCGAACCGTTTGCCCTGCGCAGCGGTAAACCTGCGGTCGGCGCCCGGGCCTTGCCCGATGGCGAAATCATCGCCGGCACACCGATTCCTGCAATAGTGCCGCTGCCAGGCAAAGCCATGGCACCGATGCCCGGCAAAGTCGTGGTGGTACCGAAAATCGGTGAAACCCTGGTGGCCGGCAACGATGACGATGACGAGGAAGAAGGCGCCGACGACGGCGGCAACGCGGGCGGGCAAGCCATCGGTTCCCTGGCGCTGGTGGATCGCAGCGAAGCCAACCGCAATGCTGACGGCAGTCTGAAAAACCCCGGTTATCCATTCTGGATCGGCGGCATGGAAAGTTCGGTCGGCCAACGTCCGCCAACCCCGCCGCTGGACATGCTCGACGCCGCTACCGCGCAATCCCTGAAAACCAGTGGCAATGCGCTCTGGGCCAACCTCGACCCGGCGCAATCCGGTGGTTGGGACGGTGGTTTGCAGCGCCATACACTCGATGGCGTGTCGGCGGGAGGCGAGGCGCGCACCGTGACCACGTCGCTGGATTTCTCCAAGGAAGTCACCCGCGCCAAACCGATTTATATGCCGGAAGAGGGCACTGAAGTCGAACAGGCCGCGATGGCGTTCCACGCCAAGAAGGATCACCCAAGCTATGCCTTGCTACCCGGCAATCAGGTGGTGGCCAAGGCTTTTCGCACCAACGGTGCCTTGCCGATTGCCGGCGCGCCGTACTACGAACCGTGCATGGATGACCGGCAAAAACGCCTGACCAGCAGCGCCGGCAGCGGTGAGTTCGCCAGCGGCGAGCGGGCGGACGGCATGTCCTTCGTCGGCGCCTCAACCTTTACCGCCGACCGTCCGCGGATCTACAAAGCCGCCAACATCCAGTTCGACGCGGTGTACAACAAGGTCGGCTACCACTTCCCGCAGGCGCGCATTCTGGCGCTATGGGAAGACGCCTGGCCGGTGATCACCAAGCAGCGTCCGCCAGAGCCTCTGGTGATGCGCATGAATACTTTCGACTGCGTGCAGTACCAGCAAACCAACCTGGTGCCGGCCACCTACGAGATGGACGATTATCAGGTGCGCACGCCGACCGACGTGATCGGCCAACACATCCACTTGCCGAAGTGGGATCTGACCTCGGCTGACGGCTCGTCCAACGGCTGGAACTACGAGGACGGCGTGCTCTCGCCCGGCGCCGTGCAGGAACGTATCCTCGCGATCCGCGAGTTCAACCAGTGCGAAGGCACCGACCCGCGCGATGGCACTCAGGCTTGCCCGAAAGCCAAGGCGCATCCGTACTTTGGTCAGTTCGGTCGTGCCGACTGGATCGGTGCGCGCACGGCGATGCAGCGCTGGTTCGTCGATCCGGTGGTCAATATCAAAGGCGTGGACCGTGGCCTGGGCACCATTTTCACCCACGACCACCTCGGTCCATCGACGCACCAACAGATTGGTCTGTACGCCACCGTGCTGGCTGAACCTGCCGGTTCCACCTGGCTGCACGCCGAAACGGGTGAGCCTCTGTACAGCGGCGCACGTCAGGACGGCGGGCCGACCTCTTGGCAAGCCGTAATCAACACCGGCGACCTCGATGGCGACGGCAAGAACGACAGCTTCCGCGAGTTCTTCCTCGAGTACAGCGACTTCCAGCACGCCTATGAAGCCGGTGTGTATGTCGGTGCCGGGCCTAACGGTGTACCGAATGCGCAAGCGTTCCCGGCCACGGCCGACAGCTTCCGCTACGCGATTAACCCGCCAGTGCGCAACAACGCCAGCAACCTGCTCGAAGGCATCGTTGAAGTGCAGGGCGGTCAGGTGCCGGGCTGCCCGAGCCGGCCATGCCCGCAAGCGATCTCGGTGGATGACCCTGGCATGTTCGTCGTCAACTACCGCAACGAGCCGCTGGCCCTGCGCGTGTATGACCCGAACAAAGTCGGCCCGGACGGCAAGCGCGGCATGCAGGCCGACGGCCTCGGCGGTGACCTGGCGTATGCCATGCAGAGCCGTACCGACCGTGCAATCCCGGCGATGAACCTGGCGCCTAACCTGCTGACCTCCGCCACCGGCCCGACCGGCGGCACCACGCTGTTCCCGCCGCACATCAACAAGGGCGGCGCAGAACCGGGCGACCCGTTCACGCCAATGCTGCGCACCTACACCGGCGACAACGTGCGGCTGCGGGTGCATGCCGGTGGTCATGAGGAAGAGCACAACGTCACCCTGCACGGCGTGAAGTGGCTGCAGAGCGGCTCCGGTTTCGGCAACAGCTCCAACTCCGGCTGGCGCGCGTCGCAGATGATCGGCATCTCCGAGCAGATGGGCTTCATTGCACCGGTGTCGATGCTTTCCAGTTCTGCCGCAACGACGGGCGACTATCTGTACTCGATGGATGCCTCGATCGAAGGCTACTGGAGCGGTATCTGGGGCGTGATGCGCAACTACACTGCCAAACGCAGTGATCTGTTTGCCATCCCGAATAACCCGACGCCGGCCGGCATGCGCAACACCGTCGCGTTTGAGGGCAGTTGCCCACGCTATGGCGCCAACCCGAACGGCATCGGCACCCGGCCGACCGTGCAGCGCAATTATGAAGTGGTCGCAGCCCTGGCCAACGACATCCTCGGCAATGCGTTGGGCCTGACCATCGGCGATCCCGAAGGCCTCGGCCAGCATGTCGGCGGGCCGCTGAACCCTGCGGGCGGCACCCTGGTGCTGAACTCGCGCACGGTGAGCATCCCGCAGGTCACGGTGACCGACCCTGAGGATGGCGAGACCATCACCCTTGGCGGGCAGAGCGGTCCGCTGCATGACCCGACCGCGATCCTGTACGTGCGCAAATCCGACCTTGATCCGGTCAGCGGCAAGCTCAAGCCTGGCATCCCGGTCGAACCGCTGGTGCTGCGCGCGGCTGCGGGGGACTGCATCAACATCACTCTGGAAAACCGTCTGCCGAGCGTGATGCCCGACCTGACCCAGACCGCAGTAGTGCAAGGCATGGTCAAGCGCGACCGCAACAGCGGCCTCGGTTCGACCACTTTCAGCAACAACCTGATGCGGCCGTCCAGCCACGTCGGCCTGCACGCGCAACTGCTGGCCTACGACATCACCAAATCCGACGGCACCAACGTCGGCGCCAACCCGACCCAGACTGTGCCGCCACGCGTTGGTAGCAGCGGCGCGTACCCGACCCGTACTTATCAGTACTACGCCGGGCACCTTGAGCGTGAAGGCAAACCGGTGACCCAGCTGGGCCGCAGCGTCGACAACATCAATGCCACGGCGGTCGAGTTTGGCGGTTTGAACTTCACCCCGGCGGACGTGATCAAGCAGCCGCAAAAAGGCCTTGGCGGGGCGATGAGCATTCTGCCGATCGGCGCCACCTGGGTCGACGATGCGCGCAAGGTCAACGCCACGGTCACCGCGCCTGGGCAAACGACTTACCGCGACTTCGCGATGGTCTGGCACAAGGCGTTGAACACCCGTTGGGCCAACGGCCGGCCGGTGGAAGGTATTGCCGCCGAAGGCTTCGGCCTGCCGACCGATCCGCAGGACAACTCGAGCATGGCGATCAACTACAAGACCGAGCCGCTGTGGTATCGCTTCGGCCTCGCCCCGGATGCGCCGTTCGGGCATGCCGATGGCGCAGGTTATGGCGACATGACCAACGCGCACATGGCCTACAGCAATGCGTTGGTGGGCGGTGATCCGCAGACGCCGGTGCTCTACGCCAAACCGGGGCAACCGTTGCGCACGCACATCCTGATGCCGAGTGGTGGCAGCCGTGGCAGCACGTTCCAGCTCGATGGTCATGTCTGGTCGGTCAACCCTTTCCAGGCTGAGAAGAGCGACACCGGTGGCTATCCGCTGGGCTCGCCGGGCGTGGGGTCGGTGCGCTTCGGCTACAACCCGATGTCGATGTACATCGGCGCCCACGAAAGCATCCTGCCGGCGGCGCACTTCAGCTTCATGCTGCCGAGCGCCGGGGGTAGCAACGCGATACCGGGGGACTACCTGTTCCGCGACTACGGCGCCTACGGCAACATTTCCGGGTTGTGGGGATTGCTGCGGGTGACCAACGAGCCGGAGCCGGCACCTCAGGGGCAGTAG
- a CDS encoding type II secretion system F family protein, with the protein MRFHLKAVGKAGVVSLSIEAPGHSEARHIAEDQGLRVLSLHAEKHWRSLRLRQRETFNLVLFSQELTTLINAGLPLIDALESLAEKETAPAARKTLSELVRLLYEGKSFSQALGQLSAVFPPLYVALVQSSEKTGAVGEALGRYVSYRQRMDEVRQKIVSASIYPLLLLVVGGGVVLFLMGYVVPRFSLVFEGLGSNLPWLSQILMSCGMFLHAHQLEFFAALAAIVVALALLQKQPAFRRWLDRLVEKLPAVHQRIFMYELARFYRSLGILLQGGIPLVTAMGMVRGLLTVASRARLDQACERVREGQSLSAALELNRLVTPVSLRLLRAGEQSGNLGQMMERSADFYDEEISRWIEWFVRLFEPLLMTFIGLLIGVIVILMYIPIFELASSIH; encoded by the coding sequence ATGCGATTTCATCTGAAAGCGGTCGGCAAGGCTGGCGTGGTCTCGTTGAGCATCGAGGCGCCAGGGCACAGCGAGGCGCGGCACATTGCCGAAGATCAGGGTTTGCGCGTGCTCAGCCTGCACGCGGAAAAACACTGGCGCTCACTGCGCCTGCGCCAGCGCGAAACCTTCAATCTGGTGCTGTTCAGCCAGGAACTGACCACCCTGATCAACGCCGGTCTGCCGTTGATCGATGCGCTGGAAAGCCTCGCCGAAAAAGAAACCGCCCCCGCTGCCCGCAAAACCTTGAGTGAACTGGTGCGTCTGCTCTACGAGGGCAAATCGTTCTCCCAGGCATTGGGCCAGTTGTCGGCGGTGTTTCCGCCGCTGTACGTGGCGCTGGTGCAGTCCAGCGAAAAGACGGGGGCGGTCGGCGAAGCACTGGGTCGTTACGTGAGTTATCGCCAACGTATGGACGAGGTGCGGCAGAAGATCGTCAGCGCCTCGATCTACCCGCTGTTGTTGCTGGTCGTCGGCGGTGGCGTGGTGTTGTTTTTGATGGGTTACGTGGTGCCGCGCTTCAGCCTGGTGTTCGAAGGACTGGGCTCGAACCTGCCGTGGCTGTCGCAGATTCTGATGAGCTGCGGGATGTTTCTGCATGCCCATCAGCTTGAGTTCTTCGCTGCGTTGGCGGCGATTGTCGTGGCCCTCGCCCTGCTGCAAAAACAGCCGGCGTTTCGCCGATGGCTGGATCGGCTGGTGGAGAAGCTGCCCGCCGTGCATCAACGGATTTTCATGTATGAACTGGCGCGGTTTTACCGTTCGCTGGGGATTTTGCTGCAAGGCGGGATTCCGCTGGTCACGGCCATGGGCATGGTCCGCGGCTTGCTCACCGTGGCGTCGCGGGCGCGGCTGGATCAGGCCTGCGAGCGAGTGCGCGAAGGCCAGTCATTGTCTGCTGCACTGGAACTCAATCGCCTGGTGACGCCGGTGTCCCTGCGGCTGCTGCGAGCGGGCGAGCAATCCGGCAACCTCGGGCAAATGATGGAACGCAGCGCCGATTTCTACGACGAAGAAATCAGCCGTTGGATCGAGTGGTTCGTGCGTTTGTTCGAACCGCTGCTGATGACCTTCATCGGCCTGCTGATCGGGGTCATCGTGATCCTGATGTACATCCCGATTTTCGAACTGGCTTCAAGTATTCACTGA
- a CDS encoding SCO family protein, which produces MNRFASRGLLTLCLLSVGIHQAQAHSADEHAGHKVAAPSNTQENAQVKFANVSLLDQNGKTVHLEQDLVQGKIVVMSFIYTSCTTVCPVVSSIMGKVQKQLGARVGNEVQLVSISVDPQRDDPKRLQEYARTFQRGPGWSWLTGSSQSITETLKGLGSFSGDLKSHQPLILVGDGDSRHWTRYYGFTDPALLAKEVEKLSGLRTHDKHTAIAMEQQP; this is translated from the coding sequence ATGAACCGATTTGCATCCCGTGGCCTGCTGACCCTTTGCCTACTGAGCGTCGGCATTCATCAGGCTCAGGCCCATTCAGCCGACGAACATGCCGGGCACAAAGTAGCGGCCCCCAGCAACACGCAGGAAAACGCCCAAGTCAAATTCGCCAACGTCTCGTTGCTCGATCAAAACGGTAAAACCGTGCACCTGGAGCAGGATCTGGTGCAGGGCAAAATCGTCGTCATGAGCTTCATCTACACCAGTTGCACCACGGTGTGCCCGGTGGTGTCGTCGATCATGGGCAAGGTGCAAAAGCAGCTTGGCGCACGGGTCGGCAACGAAGTGCAACTGGTGTCGATCAGCGTTGACCCGCAACGCGATGACCCGAAACGCTTGCAGGAATACGCCCGCACCTTCCAGCGTGGCCCGGGCTGGAGCTGGTTGACCGGCTCGTCGCAATCGATCACCGAAACCCTCAAAGGGCTGGGCAGTTTCAGCGGCGACTTGAAGAGTCATCAGCCGCTGATCCTCGTCGGCGACGGCGACAGCCGCCACTGGACCCGCTATTACGGCTTCACCGACCCGGCGTTGCTGGCCAAGGAAGTGGAAAAACTCAGCGGCCTGCGCACCCACGACAAACACACTGCCATCGCCATGGAGCAACAGCCATGA